From Bacillus rossius redtenbacheri isolate Brsri chromosome 16, Brsri_v3, whole genome shotgun sequence, a single genomic window includes:
- the LOC134540501 gene encoding phospholipid phosphatase homolog 1.2 homolog isoform X4 — MFVKMKGRSRVGILLSVLAAGEYGVIPSVKLGFYCDDPKISHKLSGETISTTTLIVLSILLPLIGLWLVEWSGTVLDGLAGRWRRALAGMRRSLAWFWEYLVGLVVLLMLIDVAKILVGEPRPHFLDTCRPDAAVNCTSGRYIADYECTNKEMSFWWVQDSSRSFPSGHTATSVYMALFMMSFLQRRVPRPGPCLLLPWLHCVCLVWAMLCSFSRITDHRHHWWDVLAGGVMGVFGAVFTVLVQCGSFSGAGAGTTPLDCGKENGHAGDAAHTRSVRRLLSSTSSYTSSLVPEERELRDVAAS, encoded by the exons ATGTTTGTTAAGATGAAAGGCAGGAGCAGAGTTGGGATAT TGCTGTCAGTTCTTGCGGCTGGAGAGTATGGCGTCATACCTTCCGTTAAACTGGGTTTCTACTGCGACGATCCGAAGATTTCGCACAAGTTAAGCGGCGAGACAATCTCTACGACAACACTGATTGTGCTGTCTATTTTGCTGCCCCTGATTGGA CTGTGGCTGGTGGAGTGGAGCGGCACGGTGCTGGACGGCCTGGCGGGCCGGTGGCGGCGCGCCCTCGCGGGCATGCGGCGCAGCCTCGCCTGGTTCTGGGAGTACCTGGTGGGCCTGGTGGTGCTGCTCATGCTCATAGACGTGGCCAAGATCCTGGTGGGCGAGCCGCGGCCCCACTTCCTCGACACCTGCCGGCCAGACGCCGCCGTCAACTGCACCTCCGG GCGCTACATCGCGGACTACGAGTGCACCAACAAGGAGATGAGCTTCTGGTGGGTGCAGGACTCGAGCCGCTCCTTCCCGTCGGGCCACACCGCCACCTCCGTCTACATGGCGCTCTTCATGATG AGCTTCCTGCAGCGCCGGGTGCCGCGCCCGGGGCCGTGCCTGCTGCTGCCGTGGCTGCACTGCGTGTGCCTGGTGTGGGCCATGCTGTGCTCCTTCTCGCGCATCACCGACCACCGCCACCACTGGTGGGACGTGCTGGCCGGCGGCGTCATGGGCGTCTTCGGCGCCGTCTTCACC GTGCTGGTGCAGTGCGGCAGCTTctcgggggcgggggcggggacCACGCCCCTCGACTGCGGCAAGGAGAACGGGCACGCGGGGGACGCTGCACACACCCGGTCCGTCCGGCGACTGCTCTCGTCCACGTCCAGCTACACGAGTTCCCTGGTGCCCGAGGAGCGCGAGCTGCGCGACGTGGCCGCGTCGTGA